One part of the Denticeps clupeoides chromosome 16, fDenClu1.1, whole genome shotgun sequence genome encodes these proteins:
- the cd81a gene encoding CD81 molecule a, whose translation MGVDGCTKCIKYTLFIFNFFFWLAGGVILGVGLWLRHDQKTSNLLELNFEGERAPNTFYISVYILIAVGAVMMFVGFLGCYGAIQESQCLLGTFFACLVLLFACEVAAGIWGFMHRDTISKEFITFYDLVYDEGMATKSQDKKKAAATVLKAIHETLGCCGKDSSFMSIITQLGNDLCPDKTSTFETTPNCHEQIRLLFTDKVYLIGIAALVVAVIMIFEMIFSMVLCCGIRNSPVY comes from the exons CTTGCGGGGGGTGTGATCCTCGGTGTCGGCCTTTGGCTCCGTCATGACCAAAAAACCAGCAACCTCCTGGAGTTAAACTTCGAAGGCGAACGTGCACCAAACACCTTCTACATCA GCGTCTACATCCTGATTGCTGTGGGCGCTGTGATGATGTTCGTCGGCTTCCTCGGATGCTATGGTGCCATCCAGGAGTCCCAGTGCCTTCTGGGAACG TTCTTCGCTTGCCTGGTGTTGCTGTTTGCCTGTGAGGTCGCAGCTGGCATCTGGGGATTCATGCACAGGGATACG ATTTCAAAGGAGTTTATAACCTTCTACGACTTGGTGTATGACGAGGGCATGGCCACCAAGAGCCAAGACAAGAAGAAGGCTGCTGCCACTGTGCTGAAGGCCATCCATGAGACG ctGGGCTGCTGTGGGAAGGACAGCTCATTTATGAGCATCATTACTCAACTGGGCAACGACCTCTGCCCCGACAAGACCAGCACGTTTGAGACCACCCCG AACTGCCACGAACAAATCAGGCTGCTGTTCACTGACAAGGTCTACTTGATTGGCATTGCTGCCCTGGTGGTCGCTGTCATCATG ATCTTTGAGATGATTTTCAGCATGGTCCTTTGCTGTGGGATCCGCAACAGCCCGGTGTACTGA
- the pkp3b gene encoding plakophilin-3 isoform X2 — translation MSAAAADGFFRSAMQPRSSVTTYAVPPDSQLAHAGTLSDEAAKAKRVQQQVQMRLAERSSSSLTRLSAPQYAHYASAEHNGSSAPRYPAYNPGFTSKSLVNSGSRTMAASLSQAPRVSQYSGGFSSRSAVEMGTHRRMSTGRTIVPGGPQPYYMQDDGLIANSHPGFQRSMEAGRTLSRAEQDAMMYGMQTVQRQPSPVPSWAGRDGQSAEHYSYYSSGGGGSLPNPAPMRRTLSGTLARQGSGAGAGWREAEYAHQYSYKGPAHRTINRINTYRQQQQQQVSRGSMHSQQASSGPGSVFGGGMGHYQSTMRRAGSMHSLKSVGRGVDVTDLDATGGMDTLGGMNSLDMPTAVSYVSRGDVAMQVLGAAYIQHQCYHSSDAKSQVRQLKGIPALVQLFGSESQEVQRYATGAVRNLIYENMENKAALIEAGGIGKLMGALAEPDDELRKNITGILWNLSSKDSLKERLARETLAELTEKVLVPLSGGGDAGIIQQSPSEVDIFYNTTGCLRNLSSVNSKTRQQMRETRGLVDALVAYIQNSLDSGKAEDKGTENCVCVLRNLSYQLYTELPPSVRLRLEGPTRGQDTQDSVAIGCFTPQSKKAKDRNQELSTLSEVARQPHGAEWLWHPQVVGLYKRVLEACETNGATREAAAGALQNLTAGDSRWASVLSRVALEQERLQPVVLDQLRNEGDLELRSLTGLLRNLSRHTRNKDDMATKVVNILVSKLPGDGHQKEPSSEVVVNICGVLNNLVAGSSLAARDIAFFDGLPKLVAIKTSHDGSPGKLKAAKAASTVLSNMFQYTKLHKDYKQKGFTRQDFMDSSI, via the exons ATGAGCGCGGCCGCGGCAGACGGGTTCTTTCGGTCCGCCATGCAGCCCAGGAGCTCGGTCACCACGTACGCGGTGCCGCCCGACAGCCAGCTCGCACACGCCGGGACCTTGTCGGACGAAGCCGCCAAAGCGAAGCGCGTCCAGCAGCAGGTCCAAATGCGCCTGGCCGAGAGATCCAGCAGCTCCCTGACGCGGCTGAGCGCTCCGCAGTACGCGCACTACGCGTCCGCAG AGCACAACGGCTCGTCCGCGCCGAGGTACCCCGCCTACAACCCTGGATTTACTTCAAAGTCTCTGGTGAACTCTGGCAGCAGGACCATGGCG GCCTCTCTTTCCCAGGCCCCACGTGTGTCTCAGTATTCCGGTGGCTTCTCTTCCCGCTCAGCAGTGGAGATGGGCACCCATCGCAGGATGAGCACCGGGAGGACCATAGTCCCAGGTGGACCTCAGCCCTACTACATGCAGGATGATGGCCTGATCGCAAACTCTCACCCAGGCTTTCAGCGGAGCATGGAGGCAGGCAGGACCCTGAGTCGGGCAGAGCAGGACGCCATGATGTATGGCATGCAGACCGTCCAGCGGCAGCCGTCGCCTGTGCCCAGCTGGGCGGGGCGGGATGGTCAAAGTGCAGAGCACTACTCCTACTACAGTAGCGGGGGAGGGGGCAGTTTACCCAACCCCGCACCCATGCGTCGGaccctcagcggcaccttggcgcgGCAAGGAAGTGGGGCAGGGGCTGGGTGGAGGGAGGCAGAGTACGCCCATCAGTACTCCTAcaaaggccccgcccaccgcacCATAAACCGCATCAACACCTatcggcagcagcagcagcagcaggtgtcCCGGGGATCAATGCACTCCCAGCAGGCCTCCAGCGGGCCTGGCAGTGTGTTCGGCGGGGGAATGGGTCACTACCAGAGCACGATGAGGCGTGCCGGCTCCATGCACAGCCTGAAGAGTGTGGGGAGGGGCGTGGATGTGACTGATTTGGATGCCACCGGTGGAATGGACACACTTGGAGG AATGAACAGCCTGGACATGCCTACAGCAGTCAGCTACGTCAGCAGGGGGGATGTGGCCATGCAGGTGCTAGGGGCCGCCTACATCCAGCATCAGTGCTACCATAGCAGCGATGCCAAAAGCCAG GTTCGTCAGCTGAAGGGCATCCCAGCCCTGGTGCAGCTCTTCGGCAGCGAGAGCCAGGAGGTTCAGCGCTACGCCACCGGTGCCGTCCGCAACCTCATCTAcgagaacatggagaacaagGCGGCCCTCATCGAGGCTGGCGGGATCGGCAAACTCATGGGGGCGTTGGCCGAGCCGGATGACGAGCTCCGCAAAAACATCACAG GAATTCTGTGGAACTTGTCCTCCAAGGACAGCCTGAAGGAGCGTCTGGCCAGAGAGACCCTGGCAGAGCTCACAGAGAAGGTTCTAGTGCCGCTGTCTGGTGGAGGAGATGCAGGGATCATCCAGCAGAGTCCTTCCGAAGTGGACATATTCTACAACACCACCGGGTGCCTTAG GAACCTGAGCTCAGTCAATTCAAAGACCAGACAGCAGATGAGGGAGACCCGCGGCCTGGTGGACGCCCTGGTGGCCTACATCCAGAACTCCCTTGACAGCGGCAAGGCAGAGGACAAG GGAAcagagaactgtgtgtgtgtcctgaggAACCTGTCCTACCAGCTGTACACAGAGCTGCCGCCCTCGGTTCGCCTGCGGCTGGAGGGACCCACTCGAGGACAGGACACCCAGGACAGCGTCGCCATCGGCTGCTTCACCCCACAGAGCAAGAAAGCAAAAGAC AGGAACCAGGAGCTGTCCACGCTGTCGGAGGTGGCGAGGCAGCCCCATGGGGCCGAGTGGCTCTGGCACCCTCAGGTGGTGGGGCTGTACAAGCGGGTGCTGGAGGCCTGCGAGACCAACGGCGCCACGCGGGAGGCCGCGGCCGGGGCGCTGCAGAACCTCACGGCCGGGGACTCGCGG TGGGCGTCGGTTTTAAGCCGCGTGGCCCTGGAACAGGAGCGGCTGCAGCCCGTGGTTCTGGACCAGCTTCGGAACGAAGGGGACCTGGAGCTGCGCTCCCTCACAGGCCTCCTGCGGAACCTGTCCCGCCACACCCGCAACAAGGACGACATGG CCACCAAGGTTGTTAACATCCTGGTGTCCAAGCTGCCCGGCGATGGCCATCAGAAGGAGCCCTCCAGTGAGGTGGTGGTCAACATCTGTGGGGTCCTCAACAACTTGGTGGCTGGCAGCTCCCTGGCTGCCCGGGACATCGCCTTCTTTGACGGCCTGCCCAAGCTGGTGGCCATCAAAACCTCTCACGATGGCAG CCCGGGCAAGCTGAAAGCGGCGAAAGCCGCGTCCACCGTGCTTTCCAACATGTTCCAGTACACCAAGCTGCACAAAGACTACAAGCAG AAGGGCTTTACGAGGCAGGACTTCATGGACTCGTCTATCTGA
- the pkp3b gene encoding plakophilin-3 isoform X1 yields the protein MSAAAADGFFRSAMQPRSSVTTYAVPPDSQLAHAGTLSDEAAKAKRVQQQVQMRLAERSSSSLTRLSAPQYAHYASAEHNGSSAPRYPAYNPGFTSKSLVNSGSRTMAASLSQAPRVSQYSGGFSSRSAVEMGTHRRMSTGRTIVPGGPQPYYMQDDGLIANSHPGFQRSMEAGRTLSRAEQDAMMYGMQTVQRQPSPVPSWAGRDGQSAEHYSYYSSGGGGSLPNPAPMRRTLSGTLARQGSGAGAGWREAEYAHQYSYKGPAHRTINRINTYRQQQQQQVSRGSMHSQQASSGPGSVFGGGMGHYQSTMRRAGSMHSLKSVGRGVDVTDLDATGGMDTLGGMNSLDMPTAVSYVSRGDVAMQVLGAAYIQHQCYHSSDAKSQVRQLKGIPALVQLFGSESQEVQRYATGAVRNLIYENMENKAALIEAGGIGKLMGALAEPDDELRKNITGILWNLSSKDSLKERLARETLAELTEKVLVPLSGGGDAGIIQQSPSEVDIFYNTTGCLRNLSSVNSKTRQQMRETRGLVDALVAYIQNSLDSGKAEDKGTENCVCVLRNLSYQLYTELPPSVRLRLEGPTRGQDTQDSVAIGCFTPQSKKAKDQRNQELSTLSEVARQPHGAEWLWHPQVVGLYKRVLEACETNGATREAAAGALQNLTAGDSRWASVLSRVALEQERLQPVVLDQLRNEGDLELRSLTGLLRNLSRHTRNKDDMATKVVNILVSKLPGDGHQKEPSSEVVVNICGVLNNLVAGSSLAARDIAFFDGLPKLVAIKTSHDGSPGKLKAAKAASTVLSNMFQYTKLHKDYKQKGFTRQDFMDSSI from the exons ATGAGCGCGGCCGCGGCAGACGGGTTCTTTCGGTCCGCCATGCAGCCCAGGAGCTCGGTCACCACGTACGCGGTGCCGCCCGACAGCCAGCTCGCACACGCCGGGACCTTGTCGGACGAAGCCGCCAAAGCGAAGCGCGTCCAGCAGCAGGTCCAAATGCGCCTGGCCGAGAGATCCAGCAGCTCCCTGACGCGGCTGAGCGCTCCGCAGTACGCGCACTACGCGTCCGCAG AGCACAACGGCTCGTCCGCGCCGAGGTACCCCGCCTACAACCCTGGATTTACTTCAAAGTCTCTGGTGAACTCTGGCAGCAGGACCATGGCG GCCTCTCTTTCCCAGGCCCCACGTGTGTCTCAGTATTCCGGTGGCTTCTCTTCCCGCTCAGCAGTGGAGATGGGCACCCATCGCAGGATGAGCACCGGGAGGACCATAGTCCCAGGTGGACCTCAGCCCTACTACATGCAGGATGATGGCCTGATCGCAAACTCTCACCCAGGCTTTCAGCGGAGCATGGAGGCAGGCAGGACCCTGAGTCGGGCAGAGCAGGACGCCATGATGTATGGCATGCAGACCGTCCAGCGGCAGCCGTCGCCTGTGCCCAGCTGGGCGGGGCGGGATGGTCAAAGTGCAGAGCACTACTCCTACTACAGTAGCGGGGGAGGGGGCAGTTTACCCAACCCCGCACCCATGCGTCGGaccctcagcggcaccttggcgcgGCAAGGAAGTGGGGCAGGGGCTGGGTGGAGGGAGGCAGAGTACGCCCATCAGTACTCCTAcaaaggccccgcccaccgcacCATAAACCGCATCAACACCTatcggcagcagcagcagcagcaggtgtcCCGGGGATCAATGCACTCCCAGCAGGCCTCCAGCGGGCCTGGCAGTGTGTTCGGCGGGGGAATGGGTCACTACCAGAGCACGATGAGGCGTGCCGGCTCCATGCACAGCCTGAAGAGTGTGGGGAGGGGCGTGGATGTGACTGATTTGGATGCCACCGGTGGAATGGACACACTTGGAGG AATGAACAGCCTGGACATGCCTACAGCAGTCAGCTACGTCAGCAGGGGGGATGTGGCCATGCAGGTGCTAGGGGCCGCCTACATCCAGCATCAGTGCTACCATAGCAGCGATGCCAAAAGCCAG GTTCGTCAGCTGAAGGGCATCCCAGCCCTGGTGCAGCTCTTCGGCAGCGAGAGCCAGGAGGTTCAGCGCTACGCCACCGGTGCCGTCCGCAACCTCATCTAcgagaacatggagaacaagGCGGCCCTCATCGAGGCTGGCGGGATCGGCAAACTCATGGGGGCGTTGGCCGAGCCGGATGACGAGCTCCGCAAAAACATCACAG GAATTCTGTGGAACTTGTCCTCCAAGGACAGCCTGAAGGAGCGTCTGGCCAGAGAGACCCTGGCAGAGCTCACAGAGAAGGTTCTAGTGCCGCTGTCTGGTGGAGGAGATGCAGGGATCATCCAGCAGAGTCCTTCCGAAGTGGACATATTCTACAACACCACCGGGTGCCTTAG GAACCTGAGCTCAGTCAATTCAAAGACCAGACAGCAGATGAGGGAGACCCGCGGCCTGGTGGACGCCCTGGTGGCCTACATCCAGAACTCCCTTGACAGCGGCAAGGCAGAGGACAAG GGAAcagagaactgtgtgtgtgtcctgaggAACCTGTCCTACCAGCTGTACACAGAGCTGCCGCCCTCGGTTCGCCTGCGGCTGGAGGGACCCACTCGAGGACAGGACACCCAGGACAGCGTCGCCATCGGCTGCTTCACCCCACAGAGCAAGAAAGCAAAAGAC CAGAGGAACCAGGAGCTGTCCACGCTGTCGGAGGTGGCGAGGCAGCCCCATGGGGCCGAGTGGCTCTGGCACCCTCAGGTGGTGGGGCTGTACAAGCGGGTGCTGGAGGCCTGCGAGACCAACGGCGCCACGCGGGAGGCCGCGGCCGGGGCGCTGCAGAACCTCACGGCCGGGGACTCGCGG TGGGCGTCGGTTTTAAGCCGCGTGGCCCTGGAACAGGAGCGGCTGCAGCCCGTGGTTCTGGACCAGCTTCGGAACGAAGGGGACCTGGAGCTGCGCTCCCTCACAGGCCTCCTGCGGAACCTGTCCCGCCACACCCGCAACAAGGACGACATGG CCACCAAGGTTGTTAACATCCTGGTGTCCAAGCTGCCCGGCGATGGCCATCAGAAGGAGCCCTCCAGTGAGGTGGTGGTCAACATCTGTGGGGTCCTCAACAACTTGGTGGCTGGCAGCTCCCTGGCTGCCCGGGACATCGCCTTCTTTGACGGCCTGCCCAAGCTGGTGGCCATCAAAACCTCTCACGATGGCAG CCCGGGCAAGCTGAAAGCGGCGAAAGCCGCGTCCACCGTGCTTTCCAACATGTTCCAGTACACCAAGCTGCACAAAGACTACAAGCAG AAGGGCTTTACGAGGCAGGACTTCATGGACTCGTCTATCTGA
- the pkp3b gene encoding plakophilin-3 isoform X3, protein MAASLSQAPRVSQYSGGFSSRSAVEMGTHRRMSTGRTIVPGGPQPYYMQDDGLIANSHPGFQRSMEAGRTLSRAEQDAMMYGMQTVQRQPSPVPSWAGRDGQSAEHYSYYSSGGGGSLPNPAPMRRTLSGTLARQGSGAGAGWREAEYAHQYSYKGPAHRTINRINTYRQQQQQQVSRGSMHSQQASSGPGSVFGGGMGHYQSTMRRAGSMHSLKSVGRGVDVTDLDATGGMDTLGGMNSLDMPTAVSYVSRGDVAMQVLGAAYIQHQCYHSSDAKSQVRQLKGIPALVQLFGSESQEVQRYATGAVRNLIYENMENKAALIEAGGIGKLMGALAEPDDELRKNITGILWNLSSKDSLKERLARETLAELTEKVLVPLSGGGDAGIIQQSPSEVDIFYNTTGCLRNLSSVNSKTRQQMRETRGLVDALVAYIQNSLDSGKAEDKGTENCVCVLRNLSYQLYTELPPSVRLRLEGPTRGQDTQDSVAIGCFTPQSKKAKDQRNQELSTLSEVARQPHGAEWLWHPQVVGLYKRVLEACETNGATREAAAGALQNLTAGDSRWASVLSRVALEQERLQPVVLDQLRNEGDLELRSLTGLLRNLSRHTRNKDDMATKVVNILVSKLPGDGHQKEPSSEVVVNICGVLNNLVAGSSLAARDIAFFDGLPKLVAIKTSHDGSPGKLKAAKAASTVLSNMFQYTKLHKDYKQKGFTRQDFMDSSI, encoded by the exons ATGGCG GCCTCTCTTTCCCAGGCCCCACGTGTGTCTCAGTATTCCGGTGGCTTCTCTTCCCGCTCAGCAGTGGAGATGGGCACCCATCGCAGGATGAGCACCGGGAGGACCATAGTCCCAGGTGGACCTCAGCCCTACTACATGCAGGATGATGGCCTGATCGCAAACTCTCACCCAGGCTTTCAGCGGAGCATGGAGGCAGGCAGGACCCTGAGTCGGGCAGAGCAGGACGCCATGATGTATGGCATGCAGACCGTCCAGCGGCAGCCGTCGCCTGTGCCCAGCTGGGCGGGGCGGGATGGTCAAAGTGCAGAGCACTACTCCTACTACAGTAGCGGGGGAGGGGGCAGTTTACCCAACCCCGCACCCATGCGTCGGaccctcagcggcaccttggcgcgGCAAGGAAGTGGGGCAGGGGCTGGGTGGAGGGAGGCAGAGTACGCCCATCAGTACTCCTAcaaaggccccgcccaccgcacCATAAACCGCATCAACACCTatcggcagcagcagcagcagcaggtgtcCCGGGGATCAATGCACTCCCAGCAGGCCTCCAGCGGGCCTGGCAGTGTGTTCGGCGGGGGAATGGGTCACTACCAGAGCACGATGAGGCGTGCCGGCTCCATGCACAGCCTGAAGAGTGTGGGGAGGGGCGTGGATGTGACTGATTTGGATGCCACCGGTGGAATGGACACACTTGGAGG AATGAACAGCCTGGACATGCCTACAGCAGTCAGCTACGTCAGCAGGGGGGATGTGGCCATGCAGGTGCTAGGGGCCGCCTACATCCAGCATCAGTGCTACCATAGCAGCGATGCCAAAAGCCAG GTTCGTCAGCTGAAGGGCATCCCAGCCCTGGTGCAGCTCTTCGGCAGCGAGAGCCAGGAGGTTCAGCGCTACGCCACCGGTGCCGTCCGCAACCTCATCTAcgagaacatggagaacaagGCGGCCCTCATCGAGGCTGGCGGGATCGGCAAACTCATGGGGGCGTTGGCCGAGCCGGATGACGAGCTCCGCAAAAACATCACAG GAATTCTGTGGAACTTGTCCTCCAAGGACAGCCTGAAGGAGCGTCTGGCCAGAGAGACCCTGGCAGAGCTCACAGAGAAGGTTCTAGTGCCGCTGTCTGGTGGAGGAGATGCAGGGATCATCCAGCAGAGTCCTTCCGAAGTGGACATATTCTACAACACCACCGGGTGCCTTAG GAACCTGAGCTCAGTCAATTCAAAGACCAGACAGCAGATGAGGGAGACCCGCGGCCTGGTGGACGCCCTGGTGGCCTACATCCAGAACTCCCTTGACAGCGGCAAGGCAGAGGACAAG GGAAcagagaactgtgtgtgtgtcctgaggAACCTGTCCTACCAGCTGTACACAGAGCTGCCGCCCTCGGTTCGCCTGCGGCTGGAGGGACCCACTCGAGGACAGGACACCCAGGACAGCGTCGCCATCGGCTGCTTCACCCCACAGAGCAAGAAAGCAAAAGAC CAGAGGAACCAGGAGCTGTCCACGCTGTCGGAGGTGGCGAGGCAGCCCCATGGGGCCGAGTGGCTCTGGCACCCTCAGGTGGTGGGGCTGTACAAGCGGGTGCTGGAGGCCTGCGAGACCAACGGCGCCACGCGGGAGGCCGCGGCCGGGGCGCTGCAGAACCTCACGGCCGGGGACTCGCGG TGGGCGTCGGTTTTAAGCCGCGTGGCCCTGGAACAGGAGCGGCTGCAGCCCGTGGTTCTGGACCAGCTTCGGAACGAAGGGGACCTGGAGCTGCGCTCCCTCACAGGCCTCCTGCGGAACCTGTCCCGCCACACCCGCAACAAGGACGACATGG CCACCAAGGTTGTTAACATCCTGGTGTCCAAGCTGCCCGGCGATGGCCATCAGAAGGAGCCCTCCAGTGAGGTGGTGGTCAACATCTGTGGGGTCCTCAACAACTTGGTGGCTGGCAGCTCCCTGGCTGCCCGGGACATCGCCTTCTTTGACGGCCTGCCCAAGCTGGTGGCCATCAAAACCTCTCACGATGGCAG CCCGGGCAAGCTGAAAGCGGCGAAAGCCGCGTCCACCGTGCTTTCCAACATGTTCCAGTACACCAAGCTGCACAAAGACTACAAGCAG AAGGGCTTTACGAGGCAGGACTTCATGGACTCGTCTATCTGA